Proteins encoded within one genomic window of Clupea harengus chromosome 10, Ch_v2.0.2, whole genome shotgun sequence:
- the LOC105895142 gene encoding nucleoside diphosphate kinase 7: MFNMDRANAEEFFEVYKGVVTEYTGMVAELCSGPCMALEIHASEAPRTFREFCGPADPEIARHLRPSTLRALYGKNKVHNAVHCTDLPEDSVLEVQYFFKILDG, translated from the exons ATG TTCAACATGGACCGGGCCAACGCTGAGGAATTCTTTGAAGTTTACAAAGGGGTTGTGACCGAGTACACG GGGATGGTGGCGGAGCTCTGCTCTGGACCCTGCATGGCTCTGGAGATTCACGCCTCAGAAGCACCCAGAACCTTCCGAGAGTTCTGCGGACCAGCTGACCCG GAGATTGCGCGCCACCTCCGGCCCAGCACTTTAAGGGCGCTGTACGGCAAGAACAAAGTGCACAACGCCGTCCACTGCACAGACTTGCCTGAGGACAGTGTCTTGGAG